One genomic window of Halobellus limi includes the following:
- a CDS encoding DUF1931 family protein, translating to MADLIVKAAVKEALQDKNVASDFYDALDEEVDELLEDAARRAEQNDRKTVQPRDL from the coding sequence ATGGCAGACCTTATTGTCAAAGCGGCCGTGAAGGAAGCGCTCCAGGACAAAAACGTTGCTTCTGACTTCTACGACGCGCTCGACGAAGAAGTCGACGAACTGCTCGAAGACGCTGCCCGTCGTGCGGAACAGAACGACCGCAAGACGGTCCAGCCCCGCGACCTGTAA
- a CDS encoding cytochrome b N-terminal domain-containing protein, with product MNRSDPPHSTPKVALVGLVAALAAVDLVLLVATTSRTELLRLLLAVGAFGVPFLGLILGLADRPLYAVGAVLSLPLAALYAYTGLLLPWTQLSFSLGQAGLELLLAVPVLGEPLATALFGGVTLGQATLRASFRYHYAIVALGVVGVAAAVARVGWRRSDFAPSGDSPGN from the coding sequence ATGAACCGATCGGACCCTCCACACTCGACCCCGAAGGTGGCCCTCGTCGGCCTCGTCGCCGCCCTCGCCGCCGTCGACCTCGTGCTACTCGTCGCGACGACGTCGCGAACGGAGTTGCTGCGGCTTCTGCTCGCGGTCGGCGCGTTCGGCGTGCCGTTTCTCGGACTCATCCTCGGCCTCGCCGACAGACCGCTTTACGCGGTCGGCGCCGTTCTCTCGCTGCCGCTCGCGGCGTTGTACGCCTACACCGGACTGTTGCTGCCGTGGACGCAGCTCTCCTTCTCGCTCGGCCAGGCCGGGCTCGAACTGCTTCTCGCGGTTCCGGTCCTCGGCGAACCGCTGGCGACCGCGCTGTTCGGCGGCGTCACGCTCGGTCAGGCGACGCTCCGGGCGTCGTTCCGGTATCATTACGCCATCGTCGCGCTCGGCGTCGTCGGGGTCGCAGCGGCGGTCGCGAGGGTCGGGTGGCGGCGCTCGGATTTTGCCCCCTCCGGGGACAGCCCCGGAAACTGA
- a CDS encoding NADPH-dependent FMN reductase: protein MTTLLAVSGSRRERSYTKKSLRVVLDAAGEMGVETGMIDLGAVDLPLYHPDRDEQGDSAALTRRVREAEAVVLGSPVYHGSYSSTFRNFHDYCSKEEFRDTAVGLVATAGGGSYGPTLEHMRSTVRGVHGHTVPEQVGVRNASKKYDGDRLTDADARRRLEELGVAVVEEARRLHPDSRG, encoded by the coding sequence TGACCACGCTCCTCGCGGTCTCCGGGAGCCGGCGCGAACGGAGTTACACGAAGAAGTCCCTGCGGGTCGTCCTCGACGCCGCGGGCGAGATGGGCGTCGAAACGGGGATGATCGACCTCGGCGCGGTCGACCTCCCGCTGTATCACCCCGACCGCGACGAGCAGGGCGACTCGGCCGCGCTGACGCGTCGCGTCCGCGAGGCCGAGGCGGTCGTCCTGGGCTCGCCCGTCTACCACGGCTCGTACTCCTCGACGTTCCGCAACTTCCACGACTACTGCTCGAAAGAGGAGTTTCGAGACACGGCCGTCGGCCTGGTCGCGACCGCCGGCGGCGGCTCCTACGGCCCGACGTTGGAACACATGCGGAGCACGGTCCGGGGCGTCCACGGCCACACGGTTCCGGAACAGGTGGGCGTCCGGAACGCCTCGAAGAAGTACGACGGCGACCGCCTCACCGACGCCGACGCGCGACGGCGACTCGAAGAACTGGGCGTAGCGGTCGTCGAGGAGGCGCGGCGGCTGCATCCGGATTCGAGAGGCTGA
- a CDS encoding ORC1-type DNA replication protein, which yields MRDDPDEGMLSWDETVFRDEHVFEIDYVPETFEHRESQLESLKYALRPAVRGSRPLNTMVRGPPGTGKTTAVQKLFGELGAQSGVQTVRVNCQVDSTRYAVFSRIFEAIFAYEPPSSGISFKKLFGQITDRLVEEEQVLAVALDDVNYLFYENEVSDTLYSLLRAHEAHSGARIGVVVVSSDLSLDVIDELDTRVQSVFRPEEVYFPVYDVDEIVDILRERVERGFHDGVVGPQELDRVAELTSESGDLRVGIDLLRRAGLHAEMRASRTVGVEDVEAAYEKSKYVHLSRSLRGLSERERELVRVVAEHDGDQAGEVYEAFHDETDLGYTRYSEIVNKLDKLGLLDADYADIEGRGRSRSLSLSYDADAVLDRL from the coding sequence ATGAGGGACGACCCCGACGAGGGGATGCTGTCGTGGGACGAGACCGTCTTCCGCGACGAACACGTCTTCGAGATCGACTACGTCCCCGAGACGTTCGAACACCGCGAGAGCCAACTGGAGAGCCTGAAGTACGCGCTCCGGCCGGCCGTCCGCGGGTCGCGGCCGCTGAACACGATGGTTCGCGGGCCGCCGGGGACGGGCAAGACGACCGCGGTTCAGAAACTGTTCGGCGAACTCGGTGCCCAGAGCGGCGTCCAGACCGTCCGCGTGAACTGCCAGGTCGACTCGACGCGCTACGCCGTCTTCTCGCGCATCTTCGAGGCGATCTTCGCGTACGAACCCCCGTCGTCGGGCATCTCGTTCAAGAAGCTGTTCGGGCAGATCACCGACCGCCTCGTCGAGGAGGAGCAGGTCCTCGCGGTCGCCCTCGACGACGTGAACTACCTCTTCTACGAGAACGAGGTCTCCGACACGCTGTACTCGCTGCTCCGGGCTCACGAGGCACACTCGGGAGCCCGAATCGGCGTCGTCGTCGTCTCCTCGGACCTCTCGCTGGACGTGATCGACGAACTCGACACCCGCGTCCAGAGCGTCTTCCGCCCCGAGGAGGTGTACTTCCCCGTCTACGACGTCGACGAGATCGTCGACATCCTGCGCGAGCGGGTCGAACGCGGCTTCCACGACGGCGTCGTGGGTCCGCAAGAGCTCGATCGGGTCGCCGAACTGACGTCCGAGAGCGGCGACCTCCGGGTGGGGATCGACCTCCTCCGACGCGCCGGCCTCCACGCGGAGATGCGCGCGAGCCGCACCGTCGGCGTCGAGGACGTCGAGGCCGCCTACGAGAAGTCGAAGTACGTTCACCTCTCGCGAAGCCTCCGCGGGCTCTCCGAGCGCGAGCGCGAACTCGTCCGCGTCGTCGCCGAACACGACGGCGACCAGGCCGGCGAGGTCTACGAGGCGTTCCACGACGAGACCGACCTTGGCTACACCCGCTACTCGGAGATCGTCAACAAACTCGACAAACTCGGCCTCCTCGACGCCGACTACGCCGACATCGAGGGGCGCGGGCGGTCGCGCTCGCTGTCGCTGTCGTACGACGCCGACGCGGTCTTAGACCGACTGTAG
- a CDS encoding DUF7563 family protein yields the protein MPSCDHCGSHVSDRFARVFADKQGRLLACPNCSANAGIAEVARRRTRTA from the coding sequence ATGCCAAGTTGTGACCACTGCGGGTCACACGTCTCCGACCGCTTCGCGCGCGTGTTCGCCGACAAGCAAGGGCGACTCCTCGCCTGTCCAAACTGCTCGGCGAACGCGGGTATCGCGGAGGTCGCACGGCGACGCACCCGCACAGCGTGA
- the surE gene encoding 5'/3'-nucleotidase SurE, producing MSDGPAILLTNDDGIDAPGIATLRTELTALGDVTVVAPDANQSGVGRTRSHTARIREHPWGYRLSGTPADCVAYGLRGLETDFDVVVSGVNNGPNAGNYVVGRSGTVGAGIEAAFLGTPALAISAYHSTDFFLSPPEEYDFARPARIAARLVSRALESGVYDDVDLLNVNAPVDAPSPPVILTEPYHDYGQHVEPADPETLDEGEIDADGGELAADEQIVHLHDRTWPGVVGWENPFPPTDEHRERYPVGTDRRAMVDASVSVSPLAVTHASPDSAALAEVVETIDVE from the coding sequence ATGAGCGACGGTCCCGCGATCCTCCTGACCAACGACGACGGCATCGATGCGCCGGGCATCGCGACGCTCCGGACGGAACTCACCGCACTCGGTGACGTCACGGTCGTCGCCCCCGACGCGAACCAGAGCGGCGTGGGCCGCACCCGGAGCCACACGGCCCGCATCCGCGAGCACCCCTGGGGGTACCGGCTCTCCGGCACGCCCGCCGACTGCGTCGCCTACGGCCTGCGAGGGCTGGAGACCGACTTCGACGTCGTCGTCTCCGGCGTCAACAACGGCCCGAACGCCGGCAACTACGTCGTCGGGCGCTCCGGCACCGTCGGCGCGGGCATCGAAGCGGCGTTCCTCGGCACGCCCGCGCTCGCCATCTCGGCGTACCACTCGACGGACTTCTTCCTCTCGCCGCCGGAGGAGTACGACTTCGCCCGCCCCGCCCGGATCGCCGCGCGACTCGTCTCGCGGGCGCTCGAATCCGGCGTCTACGACGACGTCGACCTGCTGAACGTCAACGCGCCCGTGGACGCGCCGTCGCCGCCGGTCATCCTCACCGAACCGTACCACGACTACGGACAGCACGTCGAACCCGCCGACCCCGAGACGCTCGACGAGGGGGAGATCGACGCCGACGGCGGGGAGTTGGCCGCGGACGAACAGATCGTCCACCTCCACGACCGGACGTGGCCGGGCGTGGTCGGCTGGGAGAACCCGTTTCCGCCGACGGACGAACACCGCGAGCGCTACCCCGTCGGGACGGACCGCCGCGCGATGGTCGACGCCTCGGTGAGCGTCTCGCCGCTCGCGGTGACCCACGCCTCGCCCGACAGCGCCGCGCTGGCGGAGGTCGTCGAAACGATCGACGTGGAGTGA
- the rpiA gene encoding ribose-5-phosphate isomerase RpiA, whose protein sequence is MKTTGGTDDQKRRAGERAAELVAEGDVVGLGTGSTAAHAIRAIGRAVDEGLDVRGVPTSFDSRALARQSGIPICSLDEVDGVDLAIDGADQIDADLSAIKGGGAAHAREKVVDAAADRFVVVADPSKVAESLSRPVPVEVLPDTHAAVERDLEGLGGAPTLRRAERKDGPVVTDNGNLLLDCDFGVVEDPASLSTALSGLPGVVEHGLFVDLVDTVYVGTDDGVDVRERG, encoded by the coding sequence ATGAAGACGACCGGCGGAACGGACGACCAGAAGCGACGCGCCGGGGAGCGGGCCGCCGAACTCGTCGCCGAGGGCGACGTCGTCGGCCTCGGAACCGGGAGCACCGCGGCCCACGCGATCCGGGCGATCGGCCGGGCCGTCGACGAGGGCCTCGACGTCCGGGGCGTCCCGACCTCGTTCGACTCGCGGGCGCTCGCCCGCCAATCCGGGATTCCGATCTGTTCTCTCGACGAGGTCGACGGCGTCGATCTCGCGATCGACGGCGCAGACCAGATCGACGCCGACCTCAGCGCGATCAAGGGCGGCGGAGCGGCCCACGCCCGCGAGAAGGTCGTCGACGCCGCGGCCGACCGGTTCGTCGTCGTCGCCGACCCCTCGAAGGTCGCCGAGTCGCTGTCGCGTCCCGTCCCCGTCGAGGTCCTCCCCGACACCCACGCGGCGGTCGAGCGGGACCTCGAAGGCCTCGGCGGCGCTCCGACGCTCCGGCGGGCCGAGCGGAAGGACGGTCCCGTCGTCACCGACAACGGGAACCTCCTCCTCGACTGCGACTTCGGCGTCGTCGAGGACCCCGCGTCGCTTTCGACGGCGCTGTCGGGACTGCCGGGCGTCGTCGAACACGGCCTCTTCGTCGATCTCGTCGATACGGTCTACGTCGGCACCGACGACGGCGTCGACGTTCGAGAGCGGGGCTGA
- a CDS encoding DUF7571 family protein, with the protein MKPCHSCQSVIDEYLLDKQLEPLRELTADDFNVCADCATIVADACVECGGAVYVPRSGSVTPDYCPACRSDLIDRTGHDPGWTCSHVSG; encoded by the coding sequence ATGAAACCGTGTCACAGCTGCCAGTCGGTCATCGACGAGTATCTCTTGGATAAACAACTCGAACCGCTGCGCGAACTCACGGCCGACGACTTCAACGTCTGTGCGGACTGCGCGACCATCGTCGCGGACGCGTGCGTGGAGTGCGGCGGCGCGGTGTACGTTCCTCGGAGCGGGTCCGTTACTCCCGACTACTGCCCGGCGTGTCGTTCCGACCTGATCGACCGCACCGGTCACGATCCCGGCTGGACGTGCAGTCACGTGTCCGGCTGA
- a CDS encoding ABC transporter ATP-binding protein — translation MTDEDGGFSDVSETVDGHPMRSLLGYARPYWPRITLGVIAAIGTRFARLVPPIIVATTIDRIVLGAEEPGLLTEAGLLPGGAITGEAARLAFLQRLVAIAALAYLLRSVTRFGSRYLLQSSAQKIQRDLRDDTYDHLQHLSMDFFADHQTGGLMSILNSDINRLEQFLNTEFRQLIRVVATVGGIAAILWYYAPTLALIALAPVPVIGLGSVLFLRWIEPRYKSLRETVARLNTRLENNLGGVAVVKSFNRYAFERDRVAEQSEAYHDEKVAALRIRRGFFAALRLLTGVVFVLVLFVGGRAIITTPPGEAALISTGAFAAFFLYLRRLYSPMRRIGRSANKYQLAKSSAERVFGLLGREPTVTEPADPYVPDGIDGRVTFEDVSFSYDDRESVLRNVSLDVPSGATIGLAGATGAGKSTLVKLVPRLHDVDEGSVSVDGRDVREYDLQALREEIAVVEQNPYLFSGTVAENIAYGDSEVLAAERHGDREHRDRVVSAAKAAAAHDFVADLPDGYETQIGERGIKLSGGQRQRIAIARALLNDPAIIVFDEATSDVDTETEERIKESIDRLIEDRTAFVIAHRLSTIRDADRVVVLDDGEIVESGTHDELLAGSGEYAALWDAQIDESATVSADRAG, via the coding sequence GTGACCGACGAAGACGGCGGCTTTTCGGACGTCAGCGAGACGGTCGACGGCCACCCGATGCGGAGCCTGCTCGGCTACGCTCGCCCCTACTGGCCCCGGATCACGCTTGGCGTGATCGCGGCGATCGGGACCCGGTTCGCGCGGCTGGTCCCGCCGATCATCGTCGCGACGACCATCGATCGGATCGTCCTCGGGGCCGAGGAGCCGGGACTGCTGACCGAGGCGGGGCTCTTGCCGGGCGGGGCGATCACCGGCGAGGCCGCCCGGTTGGCGTTCCTCCAGCGCCTCGTCGCGATCGCGGCGCTGGCGTACCTCCTGCGCTCTGTCACGCGGTTCGGGTCGCGGTATCTGCTACAGTCGTCCGCACAGAAGATCCAGCGCGACCTCCGCGACGACACGTACGATCACCTCCAGCACCTCTCGATGGACTTCTTCGCCGACCACCAGACCGGCGGGTTGATGTCGATTCTCAACAGCGACATCAACCGGTTGGAGCAGTTTCTCAACACCGAGTTCCGCCAGCTCATCCGCGTCGTCGCGACCGTCGGGGGGATCGCGGCCATCCTCTGGTACTACGCGCCGACGCTCGCGCTCATCGCGCTGGCTCCCGTCCCCGTGATCGGCCTCGGCAGCGTGCTGTTCCTCCGGTGGATCGAACCGCGCTACAAGTCGCTCCGGGAGACGGTCGCCCGGCTCAACACTCGGTTAGAAAACAACCTCGGCGGCGTCGCCGTCGTGAAGTCGTTCAACCGGTACGCCTTCGAGCGCGACCGCGTCGCCGAGCAGAGCGAGGCGTACCACGACGAGAAGGTCGCCGCGCTGCGCATCCGCCGGGGGTTCTTCGCCGCGCTCCGACTGCTCACCGGCGTCGTGTTCGTCCTCGTTCTCTTCGTCGGCGGCCGGGCCATCATCACGACGCCGCCCGGGGAAGCGGCCCTGATCTCGACGGGGGCGTTCGCGGCGTTCTTCCTGTACCTCCGTCGGCTGTACTCGCCGATGCGTCGGATCGGCCGATCGGCCAACAAGTACCAGCTCGCCAAGTCCAGCGCCGAACGGGTGTTCGGCCTGCTCGGCCGCGAGCCGACCGTCACCGAACCCGCGGACCCGTACGTGCCCGACGGGATCGACGGCCGCGTGACGTTCGAGGACGTCTCGTTCAGTTACGACGACCGCGAGTCGGTCCTCCGGAACGTCTCACTGGACGTTCCGAGCGGCGCGACGATCGGCCTCGCCGGCGCGACCGGAGCCGGGAAGTCGACGCTCGTGAAACTCGTCCCGCGGCTGCACGACGTCGACGAGGGGTCCGTCTCCGTGGACGGCCGGGACGTCAGGGAGTACGACCTCCAGGCGCTCCGCGAGGAGATCGCGGTCGTCGAGCAGAACCCCTACCTCTTCTCGGGGACCGTCGCCGAGAACATCGCCTACGGCGACAGCGAGGTGCTCGCCGCCGAGCGCCACGGCGACCGGGAGCACCGCGACCGCGTCGTCTCGGCCGCGAAAGCCGCGGCCGCCCACGACTTCGTCGCCGACCTCCCGGACGGCTACGAGACCCAGATCGGCGAGCGGGGGATCAAGCTCTCCGGCGGCCAGCGACAGCGGATCGCGATCGCGCGGGCGCTGCTCAACGATCCGGCGATCATCGTCTTCGACGAGGCGACCAGCGACGTCGACACCGAGACCGAAGAGCGGATCAAAGAGAGCATCGATCGGCTGATCGAGGACCGGACCGCCTTCGTCATCGCGCACCGCCTCTCGACGATCCGGGACGCCGACCGGGTCGTCGTCCTCGACGACGGCGAGATCGTCGAATCGGGCACCCACGACGAGTTACTCGCCGGATCCGGGGAGTACGCCGCGCTGTGGGACGCCCAGATCGACGAGTCCGCAACGGTCAGCGCGGATCGAGCGGGGTAG
- the larB gene encoding nickel pincer cofactor biosynthesis protein LarB yields the protein MRELLEAVAAGELSPTEAEARLAGYVTTDAGRFDAAREHRRGAPEGILAEGKTPAEVATLATAALDSTGRAIVTRVAAADVAAVEEVVDESVDVVHDERASTLVARRADYEPPRLDATAAIVTGGTADAAVAGEAATVLEAMGATVERIDDVGVAHLGRILDHLDALRAADVLVVAAGREGALPTVVAGLVDTPVIGVPVSTGYGHGGDGAAALSGMLQSCTVLSVVNVDAGFVAGTQAGLVARAVSDARAGAE from the coding sequence ATGCGCGAACTGCTCGAAGCCGTCGCGGCGGGAGAACTCTCGCCGACGGAGGCCGAGGCTCGACTGGCCGGATACGTGACGACCGACGCGGGACGGTTCGACGCCGCACGCGAACACCGACGCGGTGCGCCGGAGGGCATCCTCGCCGAGGGCAAGACCCCCGCCGAGGTCGCGACGCTCGCCACTGCCGCGCTCGACTCGACCGGCCGCGCGATCGTCACGCGGGTCGCCGCCGCGGACGTCGCCGCCGTCGAGGAGGTCGTCGACGAGTCGGTCGACGTCGTCCACGACGAGCGGGCGAGCACGCTGGTCGCCCGACGCGCGGACTACGAACCGCCGAGGCTGGATGCGACCGCCGCCATCGTCACCGGCGGGACCGCGGACGCCGCCGTCGCCGGCGAGGCCGCGACGGTCTTGGAGGCGATGGGCGCGACCGTCGAACGGATCGACGACGTCGGGGTGGCCCACCTCGGTCGGATTCTGGACCACCTCGACGCGCTCCGCGCGGCGGACGTCCTCGTCGTCGCCGCCGGGCGGGAGGGCGCGCTCCCGACCGTCGTGGCCGGCCTCGTCGACACGCCCGTGATCGGCGTGCCCGTCTCGACGGGCTACGGCCACGGCGGCGACGGGGCGGCGGCGCTGTCGGGGATGCTGCAGTCCTGTACCGTCCTCTCGGTCGTCAACGTCGACGCCGGGTTCGTCGCCGGCACGCAGGCGGGACTCGTCGCCCGCGCCGTCAGCGACGCCCGCGCCGGAGCGGAGTGA
- a CDS encoding cold-shock protein — protein MANGKVDFFNDTGGYGFISTDDDAVDDDEDVFFHMEDVGGPDLEEGQEVEFEIESSPKGPRATNLVRN, from the coding sequence ATGGCAAACGGTAAAGTTGATTTCTTCAACGACACTGGCGGCTACGGTTTCATTTCGACTGACGACGACGCTGTCGACGACGACGAGGACGTGTTCTTCCACATGGAGGACGTCGGCGGTCCGGACCTCGAAGAGGGGCAGGAAGTCGAGTTCGAGATCGAATCGTCCCCCAAGGGACCGCGCGCGACGAACCTCGTCCGCAACTAA
- a CDS encoding GIY-YIG nuclease family protein, which yields MYTGYTTDVERRVAEHDAGEGAKYTRGRTPVELVHVESFDSKSAAMSREYEIKQFSRAEKERLVGLD from the coding sequence CTGTACACCGGCTACACGACCGACGTCGAGCGCCGGGTCGCCGAACACGACGCCGGCGAGGGCGCGAAGTACACCCGCGGCCGGACGCCCGTCGAACTGGTCCACGTCGAGTCTTTCGATTCGAAGTCGGCTGCGATGTCTCGCGAGTACGAAATCAAGCAGTTCTCGCGCGCCGAGAAGGAGCGGCTGGTCGGCCTCGACTAG
- a CDS encoding carboxymuconolactone decarboxylase family protein: MSRTQELTALKESLGDLIEEAPELESFVGFVESAEATETIDNKTKELLSLAISVVVRCDHCILWHTDAALEAGATHEEIVDALKIAVVMGGGPAMTYAVEAYRTLEALEAERAE, translated from the coding sequence ATGTCCCGCACGCAAGAGCTCACAGCACTCAAGGAGTCGCTGGGCGATCTGATCGAAGAAGCGCCGGAACTGGAGTCGTTCGTCGGCTTCGTCGAGTCGGCGGAGGCGACCGAGACGATCGACAACAAGACGAAGGAGCTGCTGTCGCTGGCGATCTCGGTGGTCGTCAGGTGCGATCACTGCATCCTCTGGCACACCGATGCCGCGCTGGAGGCCGGCGCGACTCACGAGGAGATCGTCGACGCGTTGAAGATCGCCGTCGTGATGGGCGGCGGCCCCGCGATGACCTACGCCGTCGAAGCCTACCGGACGCTCGAAGCGCTCGAAGCCGAGCGAGCCGAGTAG